GTAAAATCAAAGGAGTCGGGCTGTTTCGGACAGCCTACTTCTTTCCTGCTGTCATTAGCACCGTCACGCTAGGCTTGATTTTTAAGCAGTTCTTCAACTACGGTCTCGTACCGCTCGGTGAATACTTACAGATTGAATGGCTGTCGCAAAGCTTGATCGCAAACGAAGGAACGGCCTTCTGGGGTCTACTCTTCGTCGCGCTTTGGCAAGGCGTCGCGATTCCTGTCGTCATCTTCTTAGCGAATCTTCAAAGCATTCCGAACGAGATTCGTGAAGCGGCGTCCATTGACGGAGCAAATGCGTGGCAGACATTTAAAAAAATTGAACTACCTTTCCTATCGCCAGCAATCAGCATCGTCTTGATTCTCGCCATGAAGGCGGGTTTGACTGCGTTTGATTTAATCTACGCGTTAACGGGTGGAGGACCAAGCGGCTCGACTACATCACTCGGACTACTCGTCTACAACTATGCGTTCAAAAATAATCAGTTCGGTTATGCCAGTGCGATTGCGATCGTACTGTTCATCATCATCGCGATCGTTTCGGTCATTCAAATCAACTCGTCCAAACGGTTCGAAGTTTAAGGAGGGCATCATGAAAAAAGATCGCATTCATATTCCGACCTATCTATTTTTATCTATCGGACTCGTATTGATTGCTCTACCGATGTATCTGACGATTTTGAATTCCTTCAAAGAAACGCGTCAAATCACCGGCGGTTTCTTTGAGTGGCCAGATCCATTCACGTTCAATAACTTCCAGCGGTTATGGGATGATGGTGTCGTCCAGTACTTCGCGAACTCGATGCTCATCACGACTTCGGCGATCGTGCTGATCATCCTGATTGTGCCGATGGCTGCATATTCGTTGGCACGTACGATGGATCGGAATCGTGTGTTTCAAGGCATCTACATCTTTTTAATCATCGGAATTTTCGTTCCGTTTCAAGTCATCATGATTCCGATTACTTCGATGATGTCAGGACTCGGATTATCTAGTAAATTCGGCTTAATCCTGTTGTATTTGACGTACGCGGTGCCACAATCGCTGTTCCTTTACGCAGGATATGTAAAAACCGTCATTCCGAAAGAACTCGATGAAGCGGCAGCGATTGACGGGAGCGGGAAGTTCAATACGTACTTCAAGATCATCTTCCCGATGATGAAACCGATGCATGCGACAGTGTTGATCTTGAATGCACTCTGGATTTGGAACGATTTTCTCTTACCGTTGCTTCTGCTGAACCGCGATGAGTCAACTTGGACCTTACCTTTGTTCCAATTTAACTACCAAGGGCAATATTTTAGTGATTTTGGTCCTTCGTTCGCGTCGTATGTGGTCGGTATCGTATCGATCCTCGTCGTGTATCTCTTTTTCCAGCGCCATATCATTGATGGGATGGCAAATGGTTCAATTAAATAATGAGCTGAGAAAGCATGTGTTCGACATTCGAGTCGTATGCATGTTTTTTTGTATAAGGAAATAAAAGGAAAACAGAATTGGAATGAAGAATAGATTACCGTGTTATAGAAGCGAAACAACAAAACATTGAAAAGAGGAAAAAGAGACATGGAAGTACAGTGGAACGATAAGACTATCCTTGAACTCATACTCATCGTCTGGGTGATCGGTGCCATCGTCATCATCGTGAGTCAGGCGCGGAGTAAAAAAAGTTTGAAAGCTAGCTTGATTAGCGGAACGATCATCAATCTTCTCTATACGACGGGTATTTCATTACTGTGGTTTTACACGATTGCTGTCGATGGGATCAGTCAGGTGTTGGTCGTCTTTTTCTTTGTCGGCATCTTTACGATCCTTGAGTTTCTGTTCGTGATCATTCTGTTGATCGTCAAACGCAAAAGAAAAACAATCTCTTGAAGAGTAAAGGAAGGTCGGGTAACACTCGTAAAAAAAGCTTTAGTTTACATAATGAAGTAGGGGGAGGTACGCGTCTTCTTCTACTTTTTTTGTAATTATGCAATCGATTGCATCCGTATGCCCACATAACATCCAGGAAAAGGAATCATATTTCTTGCAAAAAACTAGTTTTTATTTCACACGATTTATGCAAAAATAGAACACAACAAACTGCGAGAATTTTTAGAAAAGTGAATGACTAGACTATTCATACTTTTGAGTAGAAGAGAGAAGTCATCGTTTTTCGAATTCTAAATAACTTATTTTTTGTAAGCCTGGAGGGGAACGTATGAAATTGTTGAAGATGTGGAACCAAATCAGTTTAGTGAAACAAATCGCGATTGGCTTGATCGTAGGGATTATTTTAGCCGTCACGATTCCTGAAGTAGCGAGTTCTTTGACCATCTTTGGAACATTATTTGTTTCCTCACTAAAGGCAGTCGCGCCGATTTTGGTCTTTTTCTTAGTTATGGCTTCGATTGTGCAACATAAAAAGGGACAGCAAACGAACATGAAATCAATCATCTTTTTGTATCTACTCGGTACGTTCTTAGCCGGGGCGATTGCGGTCGTCGTCAGCTTCCTGTTCCCGGTCACTATTACACTTAAAGAGAGCACGGAGGAATTGACAGCACCGGGTAACGCGGTCGAAGTCCTCAAGACACTCGTCCTCAACATGGTCGATAACCCGGTTAATGCATTAGTCCAAGCGAACTACATCGGCATTCTGACGTGGGCGATCATCTTAGGGCTAGCACTCAAAAATGCGTCAGATTCAACGAAAACGTTCATCTCGAACTTCTCAGATGCACTTGCGAAAATGGTTGGTTGGATCATCAAGCTTGCTCCGCTCGGTATCATGGGGCTCGTCATCGGTTCGATTACGGAGAACGGTCTCTCGTCACTTTTCGATTACGTGAGTCTGTTAGGGTTACTGATTGGCACGATGCTTGTCGTCGCATTGATTGTCAATCCATTGATCGTCTACATCAATGTTCGTCAAAACCCATATCCGCTCGTCTTCAAATGTCTACGTGAGAGTGGGATCACAGCATTCTTCACACGAAGTTCTGCAGCGAACATTCCAGTCAATATGGAATTGTCTAAGAGGCTCGGTCTTGATAAAGAGACGTACGGGATTTCAATTCCGCTTGGTGCAACGATCAACATGGCGGGAGCGGCCATCACGATTTCCGTCTTGACGCTTGCTGCCGTCAATACGCTTAATATTCAAGTTGATCTTCCGACAGCCATTATCTTAAGTGTCCTCGCTGCTGTCTGTGCGTGTGGCGCATCTGGTGTCGCTGGAGGATCGCTTCTCTTGATTCCGCTCGCGTGTAGCTTATTCGGGATTCCAAATGACGTTGCGATGCAAGTCGTCGCTGTAGGATTCGTCATCGGTGTATTGCAAGATTCATTTGAGACAGCGCTCAACTCGTCAACAGATGTCCTGTTCACGGCGACAGCTGATTACAGAAAACGATTGAAAGAAGGCGAGCAACTGTCAATCAATCGTCAGTCGATGAATGAAGCTGTGTCTGAAAAAGTCGTCAACGGCTGATCAGCTTTCTACTATCATCATGATCTAAATAAGAAAAGGCATCCCAGTTGAGGATGCCTTTTCTTATAGACAAATTAACCTTCTCCTAAAGCAACGTACTTTTTTAATTTCCCGTTGAAACTCACTAGTAAAATGTCATTTCTTTCTTTAGTAGAGAATAGGGCGGTACCCTTAGAAAGTTTCGTAGCAGTCCCATTATCAAAATCGTCTCTATCCGAACTTCTTCTTTTAATTTCTCCGACTTTTTTATTCTGAGTGACTTCGGTTTTCTCTGCCCATGCAACATCTGATTTGTAGATCGTATCATTGAATTGAAAAATGTCTGCTTTAGAATCTTCGCTCAATACTTCGGATGCCGTCGGTTTTTCACTAGTACTTTGCATATTCTCTTCGTTATTACAACCAACTAATATCCATACAGCCATAATCGAGAAAGCGAATGATAAAACGACTTTTTTCATGATATAACCTCTTTCCCGTTTTGTATGTTATTCCATGTCGATATCTGTTAACGTCAACTGTTCTTCATGGTTGCCATCCCATTGAACAGTGGTTTCCTTTAGTCTAGCAAATTCGTATATCTGTACTACTCAGGATTCTACAAGAAAAGGGAATCTGTTTTCAGGATATCCAGCGTCCGATCTGCTCACCCATCTTGACGCGACGTTCAATGCCTGGTGAAAGTTCGACGGTGTCCGGTGGCAAGACGAGGATGACGGTCGAACCAAACGAGAAGTAGCCGAACTCTGCACCACGCTCCAGCAGGCGTCCTTGATGTGTCTGAACGATCGTATTGACGTTCAGTGCACCGACCATGACGTGCTCGATCGCGCGGTGATCGACTTGCAGACGCGTGACCCGACGATAGTTGCGTGTCAGCGGACGTTTGCTGAATCGTAGCCCCATGTCATTGACGGGTGCCGATTCTCGCCCCAGTGTATAACTCGTCGTGATTTCGCCCGTGACTGGCGAGTGGACACGGTGATAGTCGGTCGGACTCAAATAGAAAATCAAGGCGACACCGTTCGCGTAATCCTGGGCGCGTTCGCTCGAGCCGATCAGCTCAGCAACGTTATAGTCCTGTCCTTTGATCGTAAACCGACTACCTTGCATTAACGCCGGGACGATGGAGAGGACGGCGTCACTCGGACTGACGAAGGCATCTGGTGCCGATGCGATTGGTCGCATACCGGGACGTAACTCGCGTACGAAACAATCGTGCAGCGACGTAAATGAATCGACGGACTTCAGCGCTTGATTCGTCTGAATGTGATAGGTGCGAATGAAAGGTCGGATGAGCGGTTTACTAAAGCGACTCATCGCAAACCGTTTTAGTGTGTTCGCGACAACTGGTCGGGCATTTAAGTGGACGATCGTATCAAAGATGGCTTTCTTCATGAGGTAAAAACTCCTTTAAGTTGTAATCTACCTCTTAGGATACGGTCGAATTCTGTTGATAGACGGAGTCGTTTTCTTAAGTTTGTCTTAAGAAAAACACGTACCGAAGATGCGGCACGTGTTAGAACGTCATGATTTTCGAGTCAACAAATAGAGTAGAGGTCCGAACGCACCAATCGCGAGGGTGATGATCGCCCAAAGTGGAAAGCTTCGTCCGGTACGACGTGTATCATGGCGGAGCCAAACGATGATGAAGAGGGCGCAGAGAATCAGATCGACGAAAATCTGGAGCGTCGCCGTGTTTTGTGTCGCTTCCGCAAAAATGCCAAGTACACCAAAGTCAATTATCTAAAACGCAGTTAAAACAGCGAACGCGATCGTAATGACGAGCAATAAAGGTTTCGGGATGTTGTCTACAAACGAAGCTTGAGATTCTTTCATGAAGGATCCTCCTTGTAAGTGTAGTGTTTACTACAAATAAATGTAGCGTGTACTACAATTGAACGTCAATTGAGGATATGTAGAAGGAAAGTTATTACCCTGATCCGTCAAATAACAAAATGTGATGCTGTTAAATTTGGTATAATACGGAAAAAGAAACGTAGGATGACGAGAAGGGATGGAGCGAACATATGAAGGTAAAGCGATTGCGAACAATCTTCGCCTGTAGTGCGGCTGTAGCCGTATTGATGAGTGGAGCAAGTGTTGGAAGTGGAAGCAGTCTTGTCGAAGCAAAAGTGGTCCAGACGAAAAAAGTGTTCGATTATAAAAAATACCGTGCCGATCAATTGAAGGTCATCACGAAGTACGGTAACATCTTATCGGATCTTAGCTCCAAATCCCCAATCAAAATTCCTTCTTATTATCAAAACGAAGCATATCGGACTGCTGTCGAGCAGTATAATCCGAAAGTAGAAAAATACGATTCAGATAACGTGAAGGAGTCAAGAAAAATCAGAGCGATGCGGGTTGATCTAAAAGCAGTCGATACATCGTCTGAGAAAAAAGCGTTCGATAAACGAATGGCCGCAATGAAAAAAGAAGTCAAACGACTCGTTAAGGTCGAGCAGGCATTAACGAAGGAAAGCAAACCACTGTATCAAGAAGTCATGGATTACGAGCGACAGCAAATGGAAGCATTCGTCGCCCAATATGGACCGATTGATCCGGCTTTGACGTTGATTAAATCACTTCCATACGTACAGGAACTCGAACGAAAACTGATCAAGAAAAAAATCAGTAAGCAAGACCGGATAGAGCGCGTAGATCGCGCAGCTGAAGCGATGGTACGAGAACGTGAGACGTCGAGTGAGCGCGTTGGACCGGAGCGTGGGAAAATGACGATCTTGATTTACGAGAATAAATTCGAGGAAGCAGCAGTTGTCTTTGAAGAAGCGAAACAGCTGACGAAAGATGAGAACGCCCGACTGGATCTTGCTTTCAAGAAGATCATCAATCGCTTTTTAAAATGAAGCATCCTTCGTGGATGCTTTTTTGCGTAGTGCCCGTTTCTTAAAATCGAGTATGATGGAAAGGGAAGGAGTCGATCGGATATGGATAAATTTGAACAGAAGCGACAGGACTATACGCATCACATCGCACAAGCGACGTTAGCATCAAGCATCAAGGAGATGAGTCTGAAGAAGATGGCGACTGCTGCCGGGACGAGTGACCGGATGCTGATGCATTATTTCAAGGATAAACAAGATATCGAGACCGCCGTGTTGACTGCGATCAGTCAAGAACTGATTGATTTACTACAGCAACCGGATCTAAAACTCGAGTTCACGGCATTCGTCCGTTTTCTGCGACAAGCAATCGATGAGCCACGAATCAAGCCTTATTTGAACCTTTGGTTCGAGATCACCCATCTTGCGACGAGTCAGGGGGAACCGTATACGTCGATTACGCGGACGATCGGGGAGTCATTCGACGATTGGATTAAACAGATTTATGTGCCGGCAGAAGGAGAAGATGTCGAACAGCAGACTGCGTTGTTATTCGTATTTACTGAGGGGCTCGTCATCTTAAATAAGATCGGTTTACAAGAGCGGATGGACGCGGCGGTTGAGGCGATGATTGATCTATACGAAAGAGCATGAATTTCATAAATCATCTTC
This region of Exiguobacterium acetylicum DSM 20416 genomic DNA includes:
- a CDS encoding carbohydrate ABC transporter permease, which gives rise to MKEKGFVNRYWPYLFIIVPLLLQIIFFFIPLVQGVIFSFTDWTGLTSSYHFIGIDNYISILSDTRFRDSIGFTLLFTIGLVAGQIVLGIAIAKLLNRKIKGVGLFRTAYFFPAVISTVTLGLIFKQFFNYGLVPLGEYLQIEWLSQSLIANEGTAFWGLLFVALWQGVAIPVVIFLANLQSIPNEIREAASIDGANAWQTFKKIELPFLSPAISIVLILAMKAGLTAFDLIYALTGGGPSGSTTSLGLLVYNYAFKNNQFGYASAIAIVLFIIIAIVSVIQINSSKRFEV
- a CDS encoding carbohydrate ABC transporter permease produces the protein MKKDRIHIPTYLFLSIGLVLIALPMYLTILNSFKETRQITGGFFEWPDPFTFNNFQRLWDDGVVQYFANSMLITTSAIVLIILIVPMAAYSLARTMDRNRVFQGIYIFLIIGIFVPFQVIMIPITSMMSGLGLSSKFGLILLYLTYAVPQSLFLYAGYVKTVIPKELDEAAAIDGSGKFNTYFKIIFPMMKPMHATVLILNALWIWNDFLLPLLLLNRDESTWTLPLFQFNYQGQYFSDFGPSFASYVVGIVSILVVYLFFQRHIIDGMANGSIK
- the sstT gene encoding serine/threonine transporter SstT, whose translation is MKLLKMWNQISLVKQIAIGLIVGIILAVTIPEVASSLTIFGTLFVSSLKAVAPILVFFLVMASIVQHKKGQQTNMKSIIFLYLLGTFLAGAIAVVVSFLFPVTITLKESTEELTAPGNAVEVLKTLVLNMVDNPVNALVQANYIGILTWAIILGLALKNASDSTKTFISNFSDALAKMVGWIIKLAPLGIMGLVIGSITENGLSSLFDYVSLLGLLIGTMLVVALIVNPLIVYINVRQNPYPLVFKCLRESGITAFFTRSSAANIPVNMELSKRLGLDKETYGISIPLGATINMAGAAITISVLTLAAVNTLNIQVDLPTAIILSVLAAVCACGASGVAGGSLLLIPLACSLFGIPNDVAMQVVAVGFVIGVLQDSFETALNSSTDVLFTATADYRKRLKEGEQLSINRQSMNEAVSEKVVNG
- a CDS encoding phosphatidylserine decarboxylase; this encodes MKKAIFDTIVHLNARPVVANTLKRFAMSRFSKPLIRPFIRTYHIQTNQALKSVDSFTSLHDCFVRELRPGMRPIASAPDAFVSPSDAVLSIVPALMQGSRFTIKGQDYNVAELIGSSERAQDYANGVALIFYLSPTDYHRVHSPVTGEITTSYTLGRESAPVNDMGLRFSKRPLTRNYRRVTRLQVDHRAIEHVMVGALNVNTIVQTHQGRLLERGAEFGYFSFGSTVILVLPPDTVELSPGIERRVKMGEQIGRWIS
- a CDS encoding DUF2834 domain-containing protein; this translates as MIDFGVLGIFAEATQNTATLQIFVDLILCALFIIVWLRHDTRRTGRSFPLWAIITLAIGAFGPLLYLLTRKS
- a CDS encoding TetR/AcrR family transcriptional regulator; protein product: MDKFEQKRQDYTHHIAQATLASSIKEMSLKKMATAAGTSDRMLMHYFKDKQDIETAVLTAISQELIDLLQQPDLKLEFTAFVRFLRQAIDEPRIKPYLNLWFEITHLATSQGEPYTSITRTIGESFDDWIKQIYVPAEGEDVEQQTALLFVFTEGLVILNKIGLQERMDAAVEAMIDLYERA